CTTATGAAGTTGAGCGAATATAGCATGTATCAGAAATAAAACTGTTAAAGAATGCAATCAATAATACTTTCTGCTAACTCTCTTTATTTCCCCAGCGAGATTGCAAGAAAAGTAAGGAGTAGACCCCAATCATGGTGTAACCAAACTTAGCATATTCATCTTTTTGCTCGTCGGAAAGTAACGCTCCAAATGCCAAAAAGTGATTATCAAAGTCGTTTCTGAGTTTTTTACCATAGACAAACTGTTTGAGCTGTGTAGGCATGACTTGATAAAGTCCGTGCGCTAACTGACGAGTGAAGCTGAAATCCGCTGCATTTTTATCCGCAATTTCACTTTGGGCACCTACTATGGATTTGAATCTGTCAGCAACATAGGCATTATACCAAAGGCGTTTTTTTCTATATTGCAGTGGCATTTCACACCAAAACTCAACAAATTCCTTATCCCATAAGGGCAACCACCACTGCATGCCAAAAAACTCGTACACACGAACTGAATTGATAATGTATTTTGCCTGTCTTTCTCGCCAATCCCAAAGTTCATATTGATTAGCAAACGCTTCAGCATTAAGTGCATCGCCGCCCGATAATTGCTCCTGCAAGCTTGCTCTTATCTGGTTGAATGTCTGCGTTTCAATTAGTTGCCTTGGCACATTTTTATAGTGATCCGTGAGCAACTTTGAAGTCAGATCAGATTTTGAGAACTGCTGTTGTTCAAAAACAATGTCTGGGATATGAGAGCCTGCCACAAAATCGCCACTGTGGCCGGGCACAAAAACAGCATCGCTTGAAATTAACTGTTTGTCTTTTAATTCTCTGACTGCCAACCAATCCTGTATATGTGGTAAAGACACACCATTAGAGGCCATCTCTCGAAACTCATCGGCTTCGTCACTAAACCAAGCACTGCGCCATTTATCTTCGTTATACTCAACAAAGTACCATTGAAAGCCCAGCCCCGTAGCAATTTGCTTGCTCAGCGCTGCTTCTTTATTTCCTGTTAAGCCATAGGAAAAACAGACGACATTTTGATAGCCAAGCTGTTTTATCGTTGAAGCAATAAGTCGAGAGTCAAACCCACCAGAAAGCGGCAGCACAATTTGGCGTCCAGCGGCAAATTCTATAAGCCGTTTGAATACTGCTCTCACAGCAATGTCTAACTGTTCAACATATAGAGACTCAGCCTGAACCTCAGGCTCATGATGTTGGAATAGGAAATAGTTTGATTTGCTAACTTTCCCCGTGCGCTTGCAAATGATGACTTCTTGCCCCGCCTCAACTTGCTTTATTTGCTTAGACAGCGTTCTATCTGCACACACATAGCCAGTTAATGCGAACTCAGCCTTCCCCTGCTCACACTCTTCATTTTGCTGTAATTCCGAATGCAGCCAAGCATAATCAGAGGAGAACAATATTTTGTCATTCATTACTGTATAAAATAATGGAGTCGAGCGGACTCTATCAACTACAAGCCTCACAAACTCATCTTCATGGCTGAGCAATGCAAAAAAGCCAGATAATGAAGAGAGGGAGTGTCGTTCGAAAAGCCCACGACCAAACTCACTACCATCGAGCCCTTTTTGCTCTAGGTAGGGATTTCCGAGTACTTCGAACGCTTTTACATGGTTTGTTATTACGCTATACATCATTTGACTTCCGAAACACTCTGTAAGTGCTCACTAAGTTGACTGGCAATGTGAAAAGTAGAGAAACGCTGCTTAGCTTGCTTTGCAATCGTTTGGTTACAGTATTGTGATCTGTTATCCCTCATATATTGCATCGTATTTGTAAGTAACTCGATATTATTCGGTTCAACCAAAACGCCATTTTCTTTATTTACAAAGTCCACAGCCCCCCAGTATTCGTGGCGATAACCGGTAAGCCTGCACTCATTGCTTCGATATATACTACCCCAAAGGCCTCGTATTGACTTGGAAGAACAAAAACATCTGCCTGCTGAAGCGCACTCACGACCTCACTCGCCGTCAAGTTACCCGTAAAGTTGACTCGGTTCTCTAGTTTCAACTCTACAGCTAACTCTTTGACTCGGTTTAAATACCAACCATCACCGACTATCGTTAATGAGACATCTTTATCTTTAGATGCTAAGTTCGCGAAGGCTTGAAGCAAAGTTTCATGACCTTTTAGAGGCGTAACGTGCGCAACACAGATAAACTGACAAGCTTGGTGTACTGTTGAGCGTTTCATTGTAAAACGATCCACATCTACCATATTGGCAAGTACTTCAAGCTGAGCCTCAGGACACACTTTCTGTAGGTAAGGAATAAGCTTAGATGAGACGCATAGGACTTTGCTTGCCCCTTGCAGCGCTTTTTTAACCTGCACCAGTGACATTTCCTTTTTTTCACTCTCATTTACGTACTGATTATTAATAAATCGTCCTCGATGCTCGGTGACCACATAGTTAACCGCAAACATTTTTGCGATTTTGCTCGCGGCATATCCGGCCCATATTAAACTATGTGCGTGGATCACATCTGGCTGGTACTGCATCGCCTTTTTGTAACGTTTAAATACTTGCTTAGACTTAAATGCAAACAGCTCAGCATATAATGCATAAAACTTTGGAATACCGGGTAATGGCGCCCGTGCGACAGTCAACGGACCTTCTTGCGATAACGTGTAACGACCGGAAAACAACCAACACCAAGCACTCAACCATCGCAGCAGCTCTCTTGGTGAAATACGCTCTACGCTTTGCACTATAACATCATGTCCCTGTTCAGCCAGCGCTTCCGCCTGTTGCTGAATAAACTCCCCTTTGTACGGTGGATACCAAGAAGGTAAAACGAGCACTTTCAAATCTTTTTCCTTATCATCAGTAATGTTAATGGCAACACGACAAACATTGCACTGAGAAAACCAATGAAATCACTTTGCTCGGCAAGTAAACGAATAATCACAAAACTTGGCAAACATAAAACAGCAAATGCTTTTAAATGCGGCATAATCAAGTCTACTATCGAAATATTGAGCTGAGAAAAAACCAATAAGATGAAGGCACTTACTACAAGTGCATTGATAATTGAAAAGTACATTATTGCATCTTTAAAAGCCATGGAAGATAACAGCACTACGCTGCCCAGACGAACGATACAAGAACCAAAATCGAAATAAGCCGCTAGCTTTTGCTTTTCCATTGCAACCAAAACGGTACTAATTGGAGACGCAGTAAATACAAAGTAAATCCATATAGCAATAAACTGAGCAATCTCCCCGCTTCAGTCCACTTTTCCCCGAAAACCACTGCAAATATCTCAGGTAAAAAAGGCAAAGTTAAGGCCATGATAGGCATAGCAATCAGTATCAGTCGATTATGAATATCCAGGGTATTTTTTGCCAACGTTCCAGCAACTAAATAATGTTTGGCGTTTGACATAAAGACATTTCCAACCGCATTTCCGATGAGCGTTACAGGTGCAAATAACATTCTATGTGCCAAAATGTAGAGCCCAACAAGTGCCGCAGAGTAGTAGCCGGAGAACAGTACGACAGGCAACATCGTACTTGAGGTGTTAGCCAATGAAGCCCAAAGTGTATACTTAGGAAAGTTTTTAAAGCGTTTAGCAACCGCTAGCAACCGTTTTGGGTTGTAGCCGTTAAAGTGTAACGTATCTCGCTTTTGTAATAAAAACATCAAAGTCGATGCAATAAATCCGAAAGTATGCCCAAGCACTAAACCAAAAACCGTCCACAACGAAAGTCCAACTTGCGCTATTGCTATAATCACAGATTGCGTCACTTTTGACACACTTAACACCCGAAAAGATTCTGTTTTAATCGCGTAAAAATGCAAAAGTTGATAACAGCCACAAGCAAATAGCGCAACTGGGATAAGATAAAGCTCACTTTTATCTAGCGATAGATTGAGATGCGCTATCAACCATGAATCAAATGCATAGACAACAACTGCAACCACTGTGCAGCTCAATACTATCAAGATAAAGCAGAGGTGTAGTAGCACCTTAGCAATCGAATGTTGTTTTACAAGGGGAAGCGCGAGTTCATACTTCAAGCTGACGAGTACTAAAAGTATAGTGATAATACTGACGAACACTCCGAAGTTACCAAACTGCTGCGCACTATAGAGTCGTGTCAAAACAGGCGAGATCAGTAACAAAATGAGTTGCGCCGAAGCAGTGCCCGAAACAAGAGTTAGGATATTTTTTAAAAAGTTATTTGTGGCCAAGCGCGTATCTTTTAATTTGCAATATTAACACATCAACAGTCAAACCAGTCACTACGCGAAAAGTATTAACCTTGACTTCATCATCAAACTTCCATTCTAACACGAGCTATGCAACTCATCTACGCCACAAAATACCTTATCGTAAGCCATAATATTAGCGTTCAAGGTATTGAAAAGATATTGCTTAAATTTCGCCCAACAGATACTCACACTAGAGATGAGCACAACATTCAAGGAGAAGGTATTTATGAAAAGGTCAATAATCTCTACTATCATTGCTAGTGCTTTGTTAAGCGCCTGTGGAGGGAGTTCAGATAACAATGACAATGATGTAATCGGCGGCCAAGGAGACTTTACTGTAGAAACATCAACAGCATTTACCACCCAAGAAGATACAACCTACACGCTTGCGGTTAGCCCAAAGTCCGCACCAAGTGGAAACGACACATTAACGGTTGAAGTTATAAAGTTCCCCACTCTTGGCACGCTCACCAGCAGTGGCTTGAGCCTAAGTTATCAACCAGCACCAAACAAAAATGGCACTGACAGCTTCTCTTACAAATTTAAAAAAGGTGGGGTATTAAGTAATGAAGTGACCGTCGATATCACAGTCGAAGCGATTAACGACGCTCCTACTATTTCAGGAACCCC
The sequence above is a segment of the Pseudoalteromonas piscicida genome. Coding sequences within it:
- a CDS encoding glycosyltransferase, with product MLVLPSWYPPYKGEFIQQQAEALAEQGHDVIVQSVERISPRELLRWLSAWCWLFSGRYTLSQEGPLTVARAPLPGIPKFYALYAELFAFKSKQVFKRYKKAMQYQPDVIHAHSLIWAGYAASKIAKMFAVNYVVTEHRGRFINNQYVNESEKKEMSLVQVKKALQGASKVLCVSSKLIPYLQKVCPEAQLEVLANMVDVDRFTMKRSTVHQACQFICVAHVTPLKGHETLLQAFANLASKDKDVSLTIVGDGWYLNRVKELAVELKLENRVNFTGNLTASEVVSALQQADVFVLPSQYEAFGVVYIEAMSAGLPVIATNTGGLWTL
- a CDS encoding lipopolysaccharide biosynthesis protein, which gives rise to MATNNFLKNILTLVSGTASAQLILLLISPVLTRLYSAQQFGNFGVFVSIITILLVLVSLKYELALPLVKQHSIAKVLLHLCFILIVLSCTVVAVVVYAFDSWLIAHLNLSLDKSELYLIPVALFACGCYQLLHFYAIKTESFRVLSVSKVTQSVIIAIAQVGLSLWTVFGLVLGHTFGFIASTLMFLLQKRDTLHFNGYNPKRLLAVAKRFKNFPKYTLWASLANTSSTMLPVVLFSGYYSAALVGLYILAHRMLFAPVTLIGNAVGNVFMSNAKHYLVAGTLAKNTLDIHNRLILIAMPIMALTLPFLPEIFAVVFGEKWTEAGRLLSLLLYGFTLYLLRLQLVPFWLQWKSKS
- a CDS encoding asparagine synthase family protein, with translation MMYSVITNHVKAFEVLGNPYLEQKGLDGSEFGRGLFERHSLSSLSGFFALLSHEDEFVRLVVDRVRSTPLFYTVMNDKILFSSDYAWLHSELQQNEECEQGKAEFALTGYVCADRTLSKQIKQVEAGQEVIICKRTGKVSKSNYFLFQHHEPEVQAESLYVEQLDIAVRAVFKRLIEFAAGRQIVLPLSGGFDSRLIASTIKQLGYQNVVCFSYGLTGNKEAALSKQIATGLGFQWYFVEYNEDKWRSAWFSDEADEFREMASNGVSLPHIQDWLAVRELKDKQLISSDAVFVPGHSGDFVAGSHIPDIVFEQQQFSKSDLTSKLLTDHYKNVPRQLIETQTFNQIRASLQEQLSGGDALNAEAFANQYELWDWRERQAKYIINSVRVYEFFGMQWWLPLWDKEFVEFWCEMPLQYRKKRLWYNAYVADRFKSIVGAQSEIADKNAADFSFTRQLAHGLYQVMPTQLKQFVYGKKLRNDFDNHFLAFGALLSDEQKDEYAKFGYTMIGVYSLLFLQSRWGNKES